The genome window GTGAGTTCCTTCTTGACCGATTACAAGGTGTATGGCCTCCTCGGACTGTGAATGCTAACTGGATCAGGTGCTGGAATTTGCCCAGGAATAAATCATGAGTCCATGGCCAATGGTTCATCTTTCTTCGAGTTCTGTATTGCGTGTCCTTGTTCGGCAGGATCGATGTCATCTTTCGTCTTTTTTGTTATTCACTCAGTCTTTTATCTCCCCACGAGCTTGCATGTTAATGGGTCACACGATGGTTTTTGGTCTTAGATGGTGGGCTTCACGAGGAAAAAGCAACGGAGTTCTGTCATGGTGGATCTGGGACGGAGGGACTGGGTTTTTCAGCCATCTTATGTGTAACCATACTCCCATGATGATAGTCAATGTACATGATTATGATTAGAATGCAATAATTATCTATTACCCTTTTTCCTCCATCAATTGTTCCATCTATTCGCTCAGTCGCTGTACCCAGTCCCgctccttttccctcccCACATCTGCGTTGTTTCACCGCCCGCCAAAACCTGCCTGCCCGACCGCCCGCAAataattttttttccctccgTCTATCAACAACGCTCCATCAGCTCGTCCTCTGGGAAACATCGCAAGAGTTTTTCAAGTTCTATTTCTCTTGCCGGTGCCCATCATGAAGACGACCTGGAAGGATGTAAGTTGTCTTGTTGATGGATGTATTCTCGCATACTGTGTCAGAACATCACCAAACTGATGGATTTTTCACCGTTTGCTTAGATCCCACCTGTGCCAACGAACCAGGAGTTCTTGGATATCGTTCTCAGTCGCACGCAGAGACAGCTCCCTACACAGATCCGTGCGGGTTTCAAGATCAGTCGTATTAGAGGTATGGCCGATGCCGCCGAGTTTTGCGTGGATTTGCGAACGGATACCATGTCCGTTCAATTTCCTGCCCTCTTAAGAAGAGCAGTGACACTAACCAAAATTCTCTGTGCAACAACAGGTTTCTACACTCGGAAGGTCAAATACACCCAGGAAACATTCTGCGAAAAGTTCCAGGCAATTCTCGATGGATTCCCCAGATTGCAGGATATTCATCCTTTCCGTATGCTCTTTTGACTTGCGATCTCATTTGCTTTGCAACTAACATCCCTCAGACAAGGATTTGATGAACACCCTTTATGACGCCGACCACTTCAGAATCGCTCTCGGCCAGGTGTCGACCGCCAAGCATCTCATCGAAACCGTGTCTCGCGACTATGTCCGTCTCATCAAGTATGCTCAGTCTCTGTTTCAGTGCAAGCAGCTCAAGCGTGCCGCCTTGGGTCGTATGGCCACCATTTGCAGACGTCTGAAGGATCCCCTTGTCTATCTGGAGCAGGTTCGGCAGCATCTGGGCCGTCTCCCCTCCATTGACCCCAACACCCGTACTCTTCTGATCTGTGGATACCCCAATGTCGGAAAGTCCAGCTTCTTGCGCAGCATCACCCGTGCCGATGTTGATGTCCAGCCTTATGCTTTCACCACGAAGAGTTTGTTCGTCGGCCATTTCGACTACAAGTACCTGCGATTCCAGGCTATTGACACCCCTGGTATCCTGGACCATCCTCTGGAGGAAATGAACACGATTGAAATGCAGTCCATTACCGCTATTGCCCATCTTCGCTCAGCCATCTTGTACTTCATGGATCTTTCCGAGCAATGTGGCTACTCGGTCGCCGATCAGATCAAGCTCTTCCACAGCATCCGGCCGCTGTTTGCCAACAAGATCGTCTTCCTGGTGGTCAACAAGATCGACGTCCGTCGTCCTGAGGATCTCGAGCCGGAataccaggaggagatccagaagatcctcaagTCAGGTGATGTGGAGATGCTGCAGCTGTCGTGCGCAACCGCTGAGGGTGTCACGGCCGTGAAGAACG of Aspergillus fumigatus Af293 chromosome 2, whole genome shotgun sequence contains these proteins:
- a CDS encoding putative GTPase NOG1: MADAAEFCVDLRTDTMSVQFPALLRRAVTLTKILCATTGFYTRKVKYTQETFCEKFQAILDGFPRLQDIHPFHKDLMNTLYDADHFRIALGQVSTAKHLIETVSRDYVRLIKYAQSLFQCKQLKRAALGRMATICRRLKDPLVYLEQVRQHLGRLPSIDPNTRTLLICGYPNVGKSSFLRSITRADVDVQPYAFTTKSLFVGHFDYKYLRFQAIDTPGILDHPLEEMNTIEMQSITAIAHLRSAILYFMDLSEQCGYSVADQIKLFHSIRPLFANKIVFLVVNKIDVRRPEDLEPEYQEEIQKILKSGDVEMLQLSCATAEGVTAVKNAACDKLLAERVAQKLKSGTNSSGTPGGRLGDVLARIHVAQPVGGVREAFIPEAVKNLKKYDKNDPNRKKLERDIEEENGGAGVYNIDLKKNYTLADDEWKHDKIPEVWNGKNIYDFVDPDIEQKLAALEEEEEKLEAEGFYDSDESVEDAEDADTRMKADLIREKRALMRNEAKLRKSLKNRAAIPRSAKAKKLSQMEQALDAAGYDVDAAAARARSQSQARGRTTTRSEIDTGDAMEIDGLDPRQAIARAKSRARSQAATNRLVDGVTDTTARSKAERLLKLGQKKMNRMARAGEADRHTTASLPKHLYSGKRTIGKTQRR